One Pocillopora verrucosa isolate sample1 chromosome 10, ASM3666991v2, whole genome shotgun sequence genomic window carries:
- the LOC131771370 gene encoding uncharacterized protein isoform X1, translating into MAPSTPFPDVAPTTSGWTPRSDEMTEPFELQSGPMMDKKFGKTSPMTTIVSWLTDLRSQAMRSFLPSRRGKSKMEAETNGGKKKRQTEIKTKAIHRNQKIQPHLACATSDTVQRLTLIRVPSQVSENVVRVLNEAILYHQGDNIVSARRSLTNLSRLLLMNKAQCFDFPSKYGLEVLHRGRQLFLEKGVSCSIKHGTLLLDSSTSGAQFYSGLLNVMGAFALLISEFEIARGTYDRLIDLHHQSNTTSRSHDLAAAYNNKGCVHLIMGDLLDAHKAFETSLRSLGNSNGSLNGTKVFAVKSNMSRLNLVFRKYRQAFEQQEKLVESCKATEMKNIPYPFEAVFTVMNNQAVLHTILGNFNQAEQALWWLISYCKEMNREDSVYLVTFIRLHLSEVLLLHGKFKEADEVFSIENLNSLDDIVNRFGNLYMNVRIEALEKLLELYIRRGKVKAALGLLQTTVKILKTVFGPDHFNIASLLYKQGTILSLAGDFSSATEKFKSSVEILGKIFGFKNFLLLKCYMSLGDMTSRMNQEEESYLYFQRATENIEAIYQVSFVNELSVKYTEITQGFKTFQRQSVFDDRIEGLVAEYGQGMAFLLNHFSNGQLRKFRADRKPVTVKKMGDQYSESMSMVSFKYSSDFIKTGLKLFRLGMIKEAAFFFQYAELHCGVRVFKGYLGVARLHSIFLKEKFRCQGTLKHDHRFRNFLEDLSSVIEASGAQSIVERIDGVATTIEFDYQRNLRPVLILLLLFSIELKMFETTFVAYDLYSKLFQNEGSFPYFLLDGIQVYASKSIITCNGETAVQDILISSQIGPKESDAENASIDTPLFQSLAYKENTTENAFLVACRTPFLLDIEDLDTVKGKISRAVQECFQMKCMEAEAKGVAAKVMVDLTPTTKCGLQDMLSMGSRIELLPLCLSEHPNNGVTDKETIFEIDTSMYQKITEVTFEDEQTSCFMFQKFALQLLQQSDPGRISSISLPTHSFSLTVLHPKKARFIMSRSGKLVTQEIQFVTTRTTKTDLADSNSALQAGVSDTLSWTEIRQTVEKYGVPCRERTSSEASLDQSVTLCETSDTSNHEWKWTKRSSQVYKGETVDTSELEYRQQQTREKVLDCLRAVSQISQLLYSVESPLTDDDICLADSSQCHNAHGSLDDQEYLSKRHDVSFVDLGDDDTRCLTASSQNREDQENTSLQHLTESSERSENNEGLTLNAHDCTTVEVSTRNHEEESMLRADLCEMLEGKRLFEEDRKSRRSLMADLQESLKKKQLNSEKDDSIQSNRAEVTNVSKLQSSQNGSSCGNLEVLHQNLEAQTPSGNPISRSVRNENSQRISSHDGKTAKEEDKPIKIHQLPQCPALYNVKDPNDLEMHPKCRLSEEVRGRLPKTTLEKEYCFTASNENDNSCLLERETYITNVETARNDIHAGQQKAIKTNRETSPNQEVQGTIGVDHDGQKHTKPSGNKFKSRKQLPEEESERNEVEIRGNKGNTPEKQETPCSDYDDKATGKTFGPLTGDVLPDASMNKDTSGSQKNLVDLLKETDAVDELNLKEENEMHSVKKREPTYPYGQIHSKSKATISIHNESTTRYLCQGGNVVAYGESHEDLNKNAVAVDGSVLVQNYHKDIHASVVIPNHEVQDAIGVDQRQTKPGVNELEIREQHLVEDRERSGVEIMGNKSNTPEKRPDNDEMTSARIFKPLLEDVLLDGSMNKSTSGSQKNVVDLLRETDAVDGSNLKVENGMHSVKKREPTYPYGQIHSKSRATISNHNESTTMSLCQGGDVVADGESHEDLNKNAVVVDGSVLEKNCYKDIHAMVGMPNDEVQDAIAVDQRQTKPGVNKLEIRKEHLMEDRERSGVEIIANKSNTPEKDGTSCPDYDEMTAERIFEPLYEDVLPDGTKNKDTGRSQNNVVDLLRKTDAVDGPNLKEENETRSLKQSVGAVKLMDPHGQIHFRSQATFSNRHETTSGSMCHGGNVVADGGSREDLINNVDTVDGPALTQNLHKDFHSDEKFKTSVKYESVTLGSENESHTDRHPLCESRYPLEPKSNFFQSYSGNGGARPKQRLTVNAKTPLPWPSIKNPMSANSDLERLIPGLDPVFLARHVKESSLLLPFQNGGNYNHASSDCLWQEDYEQECFSFNAQDQVFNSKDQKSYDKEEFIPRDKANRCDKVIPINNTLAPLSPPNGKEKESWHFPSESCKDTLLRSQCFAARTNESNPTSLPKSFEANREKLFSKCGSACAYNDMASMANDYSISVGNSLSMSENEHSWTENSLTANFRYLQNIMAKTIRLVALNATGARENDPANQTVEKTGIQEETGDMGGAEAVITQRIHETNTQGESTPSNETTVEAEQQPMAIPVQESPRPVCSHYQRRCLVRFPCCGKFFPCHRCHNESDCSEDQARAVNATHIRCTICYHEQEIDENGQKCGGCNAIMSEYFCPTCRHYTSVDKNPFHCEKCGICRIHRDRSFHCDVCNVCLDKRLEGKHKCRPDSGHDECCICLEDAFSGCQILPCSHKVHKDCAIAMIQNGVRTCPICRHPLFGQLQNSTQ; encoded by the exons ATGGCCCCTTCGACTCCCTTTCCAGATGTAGCTCCAACTACATCTGGCTGGACTCCAAGATCAGATGAG ATGACTGAACCCTTTGAATTACAAAGCGGTCCGATGATGGACAAGAAGTTTGGCAAAACAAGCCCCATGACTACCATTGTCAGCTGGCTTACAGATCTTCGTAGTCAAGCTATGAGATCCTTCTTGCCCTCAAGAAGAGGTAAATCTAAAA TGGAGGCTGAGACGAACGGTGGGAAAAAGAAACGACAGACAGAGATAAAAACCAAAGCTATACATAGAAATCAGAAAATCCAACCACATTTGGCCTGCGCTACATCAGATACAGTCCAGCGATTAACCCTCATAAGGGTTCCTTCGCAAGTCTCGGAAAATGTTGTTCGGGTACTCAACGAAGCCATCTTGTACCACCAAGGTGACAACATTGTTAGTGCCCGGAGAAGTTTAACAAATCTTTCCCGATTATTGTTAATGAATAAGGCGCAATGTTTTGACTTTCCGTCAAAATATGGCTTAGAGGTCCTACATCGAGGAAGACAACTCTTTCTTGAGAAGGGTGTGAGTTGCTCGATAAAACACGGGACTTTACTTTTGGACTCAAGTACGAGTGGAGCGCAGTTTTACTCTGGATTACTAAACGTCATGGGAGCATTTGCATTGTTGATTTCCGAATTTGAAATTGCTAGAGGAACTTATGACCGGCTGATCGATCTGCATCATCAATCAAATACAACTAGTCGTTCACATGACCTTGCTgctgcctacaacaacaagggGTGTGTTCACCTGATCATGGGCGATTTGCTCGATGCACATAAAGCGTTTGAAACTTCTCTTAGGAGCCTTGGTAACTCGAACGGGTCTTTAAATGGTACAAAAGTTTTCGCCGTAAAGAGCAACATGAGCCGACTAAATCTGGTTTTCAGAAAGTATCGTCAAGCCTTTGAGCAACAGGAGAAATTAGTAGAGAGTTGCAAAGCTACAGAAATGAAGAATATACCATATCCATTTGAAGCAGTATTCACAGTAATGAATAATCAAGCAGTGTTGCATACTATTCTGGGCAATTTTAACCAAGCAGAACAAGCGTTGTGGTGGTTGATATCTTATTGCAAAGAAATGAATAGAGAGGATTCTGTGTATCTTGTCACCTTCATTCGCTTGCATCTGTCTGAAGTACTGCTCCTTCACGGAAAATTCAAAGAGGCTGATGAAGTATTCAGTATTGAGAACTTGAATTCACTCGATGACATTGTGAACAGGTTTGGAAACCTTTACATGAATGTAAGAATCGAGGCACTTGAGAAGTTACTAGAGCTCTACATCCGTAGAGGAAAAGTCAAAGCTGCCCTTGGGCTCTTGCAAACGACTGTGAAAATCCTGAAAACTGTTTTTGGACCCGACCATTTTAATATTGCTTCCTTGTTGTACAAACAAGGTACGATTTTGAGTCTCGCGGGGGATTTTTCCAGCGCCACGGAAAAGTTCAAAAGTTCTGTTGAAATCttgggaaaaatatttggctttaaGAATTTTCTCCTCCTTAAGTGCTACATGTCTCTTGGTGATATGACATCGAGAATGAATCAAGAAGAAGAGTCCTACCTTTACTTTCAAAGAGCCACTGAGAACATAGAGGCCATCTACCAAGTGTCATTTGTGAATGAGTTGTCAGTGAAGTACACAGAAATCACCCAAGGtttcaaaacctttcaaagACAGAGTGTGTTTGATGATAGAATTGAAGGTCTTGTCGCAGAGTACGGGCAAGGAATGGCCTTTTTGTTAAACCACTTCAGCAATGGTCAATTAAGAAAATTCAGAGCTGATCGAAAACCTGTCACTGTGAAGAAAATGGGTGATCAGTATTCCGAGTCGATGTCGATGGTCTCTTTCAAATACTCATCCGATTTCATTAAGACTGGGCTAAAGCTTTTCCGTCTTGGAATGATAAAGGAagctgccttttttttccaatacgcAGAGTTGCATTGCGGCGTACGTGTATTCAAAGGTTACTTGGGTGTTGCCCGCCTACACAGCATATTCCTGAAGGAAAAATTTAGATGTCAAGGGACACTAAAGCATGACCATCGTTTTAGAAACTTTTTGGAAGACCTAAGCAGCGTCATAGAAGCAAGCGGTGCTCAGAGTATCGTCGAAAGAATTGATGGAGTTGCGACAACGATAGAGTTTGACTATCAGCGAAACCTGAGGCCTGTGTtgattttacttcttttgtTCTCTATAGaactgaaaatgtttgaaaCGACTTTTGTAGCGTACGATTTAtattcaaaactttttcaaaacgaGGGCAGTTTTCCATACTTTCTTCTTGATGGAATTCAAGTGTATGCCTCAAAATCCATAATCACCTGTAATGGAGAGACTGCTGTTCAAGACATCCTTATTTCCTCTCAAATTGGCCCGAAAGAGAGTGACGCGGAAAACGCTTCTATTGACACGCCGTTATTTCAAAGTTTGGCTTACAAGGAGAATACAACCGAAAATGCTTTCTTGGTTGCTTGCAGAACACCTTTCCTTCTAGATATCGAAGACCTCGATACTGTGAAAGGAAAGATCTCACGTGCAGTTCAAGAGTGTTTTCAAATGAAGTGCATGGAAGCTGAAGCCAAAGGCGTCGCGGCTAAGGTTATGGTGGATTTGACTCCAACGACAAAATGTGGCCTCCAAGACATGTTGTCTATGGGTAGTCGAATAGAACTGTTACCTCTCTGTTTATCAGAACATCCAAACAATGGTGTAACGGATAAAGAGACTATCTTTGAGATAGACACTTCGATGTACCAGAAGATTACAGAAGTGACCTTCGAAGATGAGCAAACAAGCTGCTTCATGTTCCAAAAATTTGCTCTACAACTTCTTCAGCAGAGTGATCCAGGAAGAATCTCATCGATATCGCTACCAACTCACAGCTTTTCCTTGACAGTTCTCCATCCGAAAAAGGCAAGGTTTATTATGTCACGCAGTGGAAAATTAGTCACGCAAGAGATCCAGTTCgtaacaacaagaacaacaaaaaccGACTTGGCAGACTCGAACAGTGCACTTCAGGCTGGCGTTTCTGATACACTCTCTTGGACAGAAATTCGTCAGACGGTAGAGAAGTATGGAGTGCCCTGCCGAGAAAGAACTTCATCGGAGGCTTCTTTGGATCAGTCAGTCACACTCTGTGAAACCAGTGACACCTCGAATCATGAGTGGAAATGGACTAAGAGGTCGTCTCAAGTCTACAAAGGAGAAACT gttGATACATCTGAATTGGAATACAGGCAACAACAAACAAGAGAGAAAGTTCTAGATTGTCTCAGGGCTGTCAGCCAGATATCACAACTGCTCTACAGCGTGGAGAGTCCATTGACTGACGATGACATCTGTTTGGCGGATTCTAGTCAATGTCATAATGCTCATGGAAGTCTAGACGACCAGGAATACCTTTCCAAGAGGCACGATGTAAGTTTTGTGGATCTGGGTGACGATGACACAAGATGTCTAACTGCTTCCTCTCAAAATCGGGAAGACCAGGAAAACACTTCACTTCAGCATCTGACAGAGAGTTCAGAAAGAAGCGAAAATAACGAGGGTCTTACATTGAACGCTCATGATTGTACCACTGTTGAGGTAAGCACGAGAAACCATGAGGAAGAATCCATGCTCAGAGCAGATCTTTGTGAGATGTTGGAGGGGAAACGTCTATTTGAAGAAGATAGAAAATCAAGACGCTCTTTAATGGCTGACCTACAAGAAAGCCTGAAGAAAAAGCAACTAAACTCCGAAAAAGACGATTCAATTCAATCAAACAGAGCAGAAGTAACTAATGTTTCAAAATTACAGTCAAGCCAAAATGGTAGCAGTTGTGGTAATTTGGAGGTTCTGCATCAAAACTTAGAGGCCCAGACACCAAGCGGAAACCCCATTTCCAGGAGTGTCAGAAATGAAAATAGCCAAAGAATTAGTTCACATGACGGCAAGACAGCAAAGGAAGAAGACAAACCGATCAAAATACATCAACTTCCACAATGTCCAGCCCTATACAACGTAAAAGATCCTAACGATTTAGAAATGCATCCAAAATGTAGACTTTCAGAGGAAGTAAGAGGCCGCTTGCCTAAAACAACGCTGGAAAAAGAATACTGCTTCACAGCTTCTAATGAAAACGACAACTCTTGCCTTTTGGAAAGAGAGACGTACATTACGAACGTAGAGACAGCGAGAAATGATATTCACGCAGGTCAGCAAAAAGCTATCAAAACCAACAGGGAGACCTCACCTAACCAAGAGGTACAAGGCACTATAGGAGTTGATCATGACGGGCAAAAACACACGAAGCCCAGcggaaataaatttaaaagtagaaaacagcTCCCTGAGGAAGAAAGTGAACGAAATGAGGTGGAAATCAGAGGAAATAAGGGCAATACACCGGAAAAGCAAGAAACTCCTTGTTCCGATTATGACGACAAGGCGACAGGGAAAACATTTGGCCCACTTACTGGAGACGTTTTACCAGATGCATCCATGAACAAAGATACCAGTGGAAGCCAAAAGAACTTGGTGGATCTTTTGAAAGAGACGGATGCTGTGGATGAGCTAAAcctaaaagaggaaaatgaaatgcattCTGTGAAAAAAAGAGAACCAACCTATCCTTACGGACAGATACATTCCAAGTCAAAAGCCACCATTTCAATCCACAATGAAAGTACCACCAGATACTTGTGTCAAGGGGGTAATGTTGTCGCTTACGGCGAAAGCCACGAGGACCTCAACAAAAACGCTGTTGCTGTTGATGGATCAGTACTCGTACAAAATTATCACAAGGACATTCATGCCTCTGTTGTCATACCTAACCACGAGGTACAAGATGCTATAGGAGTTGATCAAAGACAAACGAAGCCTGGTGTAAATGAATTGGAAATTAGAGAACAACACCTTGTGGAAGACAGGGAACGAAGTGGGGTCGAAATCATGGGAAATAAATCCAATACGCCAGAAAAGCGTCCCGATAATGACGAGATGACCTCAGCGAGAATATTCAAGCCACTTCTTGAAGACGTTTTACTAGATGGATCCATGAACAAAAGTACTAGTGGAAGCCAAAAGAACGTGGTGGATCTTTTAAGAGAGACGGATGCTGTGGATGGGTCAAACCTAAAAGTGGAAAATGGAATGCATTCTGTGAAAAAAAGAGAACCAACCTATCCTTATGGACAGATACATTCCAAGTCAAGAGCCACCATCTCAAACCACAACGAAAGTACCACCATGTCCTTGTGTCAAGGGGGTGATGTTGTTGCTGACGGCGAAAGCCACGAGGACCTTAACAAAAacgctgttgttgttgatggaTCAGTACTCGAAAAAAACTGTTACAAAGATATTCATGCTATGGTAGGCATGCCTAACGACGAGGTACAAGATGCAATAGCAGTTGATCAAAGACAAACGAAGCCTGGTGTAAATAAATTGGAAATTAGAAAAGAACACCTTATGGAAGACAGGGAACGAAGTGGAGTGGAAATCATAGCAAACAAATCCAATACACCAGAAAAGGATGGCACTTCTTGTCCCGATTATGACGAGATGACAGCAGAAAGAATATTCGAGCCACTTTATGAAGACGTTTTACCTGATGGAACCAAGAACAAGGATACCGGTAGAAGTCAAAATAACGTGGTAGATCTTTTAAGAAAGACGGATGCTGTAGACGGGCCCAacctaaaagaagaaaatgaaacgcGATCTTTGAAGCAAAGCGTAGGAGCAGTGAAGCTAATGGATCCTCACGGACAGATACATTTTAGGTCACAAGCCACCTTTTCAAACCGCCATGAAACCACCTCCGGATCGATGTGTCATGGGGGCAATGTTGTTGCTGACGGCGGAAGTCGTGAAGACCTTATCAATAATGTTGATACTGTAGATGGACCAGCACTCACACAAAATCTTCACAAGGACTTTCATAGCGACGAGAAGTTCAAAACCAGCGTAAAGTATGAAAGTGTAACTTTAGGTAGTGAAAACGAGTCTCATACAGATAGACATCCGCTTTGCGAATCAAGATATCCTCTTGAACCTAAGAGTAACTTCTTTCAGTCTTACTCGGGCAATGGAGGAGCAAGACCCAAACAAAGATTAACAGTCAACGCTAAAACCCCCTTACCTTGGCCCAGCATTAAAAATCCAATGTCAGCTAACTCTGACCTCGAAAGATTAATACCTGGCTTAGATCCTGTTTTTCTGGCACGTCACGTCAAAGAGAGTAGCCTACTGCTTCCGTTTCAAAATGGTGGCAACTATAATCATGCTTCATCAGACTGTCTGTGGCAAGAAGACTACGAACAGGAGTGCTTTTCATTTAATGCTCAGGACCAAGTCTTCAATAGCAAAGATCAAAAGTCATACGACAAGGAAGAGTTCATTCCACGCGATAAAGCCAATAGATGTGATAAGGTTATTCCTATAAATAACACCTTAGCGCCTTTATCGCCACCAAAcggaaaggaaaaagaaagctgGCATTTTCCATCAGAGTCCTGTAAAGATACGTTGCTGCGGAGTCAATGCTTTGCTGCGAGGACAAACGAGTCAAATCCAACATCGCTGCCAAAATCTTTTGAAGCTAATCGGGAGAAACTCTTCAGTAAGTGTGGATCGGCATGTGCTTACAATGACATGGCTTCAATGGCAAATGACTACTCCATCAGTGTGGGTAACTCACTATCAATGAGCGAGAACGAGCATTCATGGACAGAAAATTCATTGACCGCCAATTTTCGATACCTTCAAAACATAATGGCCAAAACTATCCGGCTTGTTGCCTTAAATGCTACGGGCGCGAGGGAAAATGATCCTGCAAACCAGACAGTCGAAAAGACAGGCATACAGGAAGAAACAGGCGATATGGGAGGAGCAGAAGCAGTCATAACACAACGAATTCATGAGACGAACACTCAAGGAGAATCTACCCCATCAAATGAAACGACTGTAGAAGCTGAGCAGCAACCCATGGCAATACCTGTACAAGAGAGTCCACGCCCTGTTTGCAGTCATTATCAACGGCGATGCTTGGTCCGGTTTCCCTGCTGTGGAAAGTTCTTCCCTTGCCACCGCTGCCACAACGAATCAGATTGTAGTGAGGATCAGGCAAGAGCAGTTAATGCCACACACATACGATGTACTATCTGCTATCACGAACAAGAG ATCGACGAAAATGGCCAGAAATGTGGCGGCTGCAACGCAATCATGTCTGAGTATTTCTGCCCAACATGTCGCCATTATACCTCCGTGGATAAAAATCCCTTCCACTGCGAAAAATGTGGTATCTGTAG AATCCATAGAGACAGGTCCTTCCACTGTGATGTTTGTAACGTATGCCTGGACAAACGTCTTGAAGGAAAACATAAGTGCAGACCTGATTCGGGACATGATGAATGCTGTATATGTCTCGAG GACGCCTTCAGTGGTTGTCAAATTCTGCCCTGCTCTCACAAGGTTCATAAGGACTGTGCCATTGCGATGATACAAAATGGCGT CCGCACATGTCCCATTTGCCGCCATCCGCTATTCGGTCAACTCCAAAACAGTACTCAATAA